In one Gadus morhua chromosome 7, gadMor3.0, whole genome shotgun sequence genomic region, the following are encoded:
- the hunk gene encoding hormonally up-regulated neu tumor-associated kinase homolog yields MPVADSDMVVDSDRLYEGKTPSSSGSENIIPVSLGSPAANTVRNFYHTKRVGNYLIGRKLGEGSFAKVREGLHALTGEKVAVKVIDKRKAKKDSYVTKNLRREGHIQQMIRHPNITQLLDILETENSYYLVMELCPGGNLMNRIYDKNKLDERETQKYVRQLVMAVEHLHRAGVVHRDLKIENLLLDEQDNIKLIDFGLSNCAGILGYSDPFSTQCGSPAYAAPELLSRKKYGPKVDVWSIGVNMYAMLTGTLPFTVEPFSLRALHQKMVDKEMNPLPPSLSTAAICLLKKLLEPDPAKRPNIHQVMADSWLQLANKNTGAPYLNRIHIEEINHTVLLHMTEKMSYKHSEVLSAVLTNRACHTLAVYFLLNNKMKRLSKEYREMQNKEKKTEKNEYFQTQWRKHVDKVTIPPKQTPVYLAVSKGPSKEKKHRTGLLRAIVGGHRASPLAPPGTVASSSMEYLEIHPLFPNTPQQRRRLATLPQVNTSPEHNMPGPPAPSPIGMHSFDSLSKAEQMDDAPTSTTPWYKLTNGTFSPPRHVSAFHPDSSYLKKATIPSPPVLIANPQPKKRTASDWCGSSDTSGSPPSRVGSPPGGSAFSPPKSAFSPLNPCSAFSPPSHTSKGGGGGGGGGGGSSSGGASSDPDSPTHRSKFPYMGIGQILKKKVPLHPFSFRAEQVVEEVVSPPPYPMKTLLCASGALKTLC; encoded by the exons ATGCCAGTAGCGGACAGCGACATGGTGGTGGACAGCGACCGGTTGTACGAGGGGAAGACCCCTTCGTCCTCCGGGAGTGAGAACATTATCCCGGTGTCGCTTGGAAGTCCTGCCGCGAACACCGTAAGGAACTTTTACCACACCAAGCGGGTAGGCAACTACCTGATCGGGAGGAAGCTCGGAGAGGGCTCGTTCGCCAAAGTTCGCGAGGGACTTCACGCTCTGACGGGCGAAAAG GTCGCCGTCAAAGTCATAGACAAGCGGAAGGCCAAGAAGGACTCGTACGTGACCAAGAACCTGCGAAGGGAGGGCCACATCCAGCAGATGATCCGCCACCCCAACATCACCCAGCTGCTGGACATCCTGGAGACGGAGAACAGCTACTACCTGGTGATGGAGCTGTGCCCCGGAGGCAACCTCATGAACCGCATCTACGACAAGAACAAGCTGGACGAGCGCGAGACGCAGAAGTACGTCCGGCAGCTGGTCATGGCCGTGGAACACCTGCACAGGGCGGGCGTGGTGCACAG GGACCTGAAGATTGAAAACCTCCTGTTGGACGAGCAGGACAATATAAAGCTCATAG ATTTTGGCCTGAGCAACTGCGCTGGCATCCTGGGCTACTCGGACCCGTTCAGCACGCAGTGTGGCAGCCCGGCGTACGCCGCCCCAGAGCTGCTCTCAAGGAAGAAGTACGGGCCCAAGGTGGACGTCTGGTCGAT TGGGGTGAACATGTACGCCATGTTGACCGGAACCCTGCCCTTCACCGTGGAGCCcttcagtctgagagccctgcaccAGAAGATGGTGGATAAGGAGATGaaccctctacctccctctctatctacAG CTGCCATATGCCTGTTGAAGAAGCTCCTGGAACCCGACCCGGCCAAGCGGCCAAACATCCACCAGGTGATGGCCGACTCCTGGCTACAACTGGCCAATAAGAACACAGGAGCGCCTTACCTCAACAG GATCCACATCGAGGAGATCAACCACACGGTGCTGCTCCACATGACGGAGAAGATGAGCTACAAGCACAGCGAGGTCCTGAGCGCCGTCCTCACCAACCGCGCCTGCCACACGCTGGCCGTCTACTTCCTGCTCAACAACAAGATGAAAAGACTCTCCAAGGAGTACAGG GAGATGCAGAACAAGGAGAAGAAGACTGAGAAAAACGAGTACTTCCAGACCCAGTGGAGAAAGCACGTCGACAAGGTCACCATTCCCCCCAAGCAGACCCCCGTGTACTTGGCTGTCAGCAAGGGCCCGAGCAAGGAAAAGAAACACAGAACAG GCCTCCTCAGAGCCATCGTCGGCGGCCACCGGGCATCCCCGCTGGCGCCCCCCGGCACggtggcctcctcctccatggaGTACCTGGAGATCCACCCCCTGTTCCCCAACACGCcccagcagcggcggcggctggcCACTCTCCCGCAGGTCAACACCAGCCCCGAGCACAACATGCCCGGCCCGCCGGCGCCCTCCCCCATCGGCATGCACTCCTTCGACTCGCTGTCCAAGGCGGAGCAGATGGACGACgcgcccacctccaccacgccCTGGTACAAGCTGACCAACGGCACCTTCTCGCCGCCCCGCCACGTCTCCGCCTTCCACCCGGACTCGTCCTACCTGAAGAAGGCCACCATCCCCAGCCCGCCCGTGCTCATCGCCAACCCGCAGCCCAAGAAGAGGACGGCGTCCGACTGGTGCGGCTCGTCGGACACCAGCGGCAGCCCCCCCAGCCGGGTGGGGAGCCCCCCCGGGGGCTCCGCCTTCAGCCCCCCCAAGTCGGCCTTCAGCCCCCTCAACCCCTGCTCGGCGTTCAGCCCCCCGTCCCACACCagcaaggggggaggaggaggaggaggaggcggtgggggcagcagcagcggggGCGCGAGCAGCGATCCCGACAGCCCCACGCACCGCAGCAAGTTTCCCTACATGGGCATCGGACAGATCCTGAAGAAGAAAGTGCCGCTGCATCCGTTCAGCTTCCGGGCggagcaggtggtggaggaggtggtgtccCCCCCGCCCTACCCCATGAAGACTCTTCTCTGCGCGTCGGGCGCGCTCAAGACACTGTGCTAA
- the scaf4a gene encoding SR-related and CTD-associated factor 4, protein MEAVNAFNQELFSLMDAKPPISRAKMVSITKSAIKAMKLYKHVVQIVEKFVKKCKPEYKVSGLYVVDSIVRQSRHQFGADKDVFGPRFTKNINGTFDNLCLCPMEDRSKLVRVLNLWQKNGVFKIEIIQPLLAKATGSASGTSSFLSMDDPGSPPSPIKEPMVPVVERSTIATIPQLPNSDALAAVAQLFQSSEGQQLQQMLQNFQQQPLKPPMENRTQPAPPQPHLQVQSQTHLQAHLQAHLQPQLQAHPQPHLQAHHQPQLQAQPQPNLQPEPHLPVQPQSHLPTLPQPYQQAHLQAQPQPHLQAQPQPHLQAQPQPHLQAQPQPHLQAQAQPQPHLQAQPQPHLQAQAQPQPHLQAQPQPHLQAQPQPQLQAHNFLPGLGMGALHPPLSTQTAQQKAAFDRKLLDRFDYDDEPDAGEETKKEEALSSPPSSIQQPGGFHQNMERFSSQMMGTTQDPSQQAQLPNGQLLGYGMPPGRLLPGMMSPMGRAASGHPMPGSAGAPGFPGGAYPSHNAAPQQDMEVERSGFRESRHGRRSLSGSRSPKRRCSRSTSRTRRSRHRRSRSRDRRPHSPHSRSAERQEREKERERRQKGLPPPIADTLSVCSTTLWVGQLDKRTQQQDVACLLEEFGPIDSINMIPPRGCAYIVMVERQDAYRALQKLGRGNHKVNQKAIKIAWALNKGIKPDLKPLWDVELGVTYIPWAKIREDQLEDIQEGGVLDVDTLSPEWKGATSLEPQGELPHNGRSEPAQNQDASAPPAHPPQGPPGQLAMVGPGSLQPPGYPGPMGMPPPSFPPGVPPPPFIRPGFNRMQMPTGYPHAGGMPLGPPPPGQGVEDLSMDPAGLANRNGDERPEGPHPYNNQMGPMGPQGSGPPGTLPPIGGLLGARPGIIPLQRPPGLPPPHMQRFPPPHGPRPLHPNMPPMLPQMLPRGPHMPMMRHDLPPPLPGGFGMMPPHIMRGPFPPHGPPHGPPPPPGLPPPPPFVRPAGLPPGAEEPDDGPFRGGRPGFREPEAEWERERERGFGAGRRPFDGGRGPEGERAGDGRERLGGWQEEGGNARGGGWDRDRERERDGERDRDRDRDRNRDRERPRDPERVRDPERVRDPERPRDPERPRDPERVRDPDRPRDPDRPRDPERPRDPERPRDPERPRDPERERDRDRDRERHDRRERRGSPEADRDRGRGEDGERERGRGEGGERGRGERRGSENKDKDRPRRSEKRERSSRWDNDDRLAELENMAVLRNSESAEPAAAAVAAAVAVELPGKPSEQLVSEPSEQKTQSEPCDARVPAPSEPSQSDST, encoded by the exons ATGGAAGCCGTTAACGCCTTTAACCAAGAG TTGTTTTCTCTGATGGACGCCAAGCCACCCATCTCTCGGGCCAAGATGGTCTCCATCACCAAGTCTGCCATAAAAGCAATGAAG CTGTACAAGCATGTGGTTCAGATTGTCGAAAAGTTTGTCAAAAAG TGCAAACCAGAGTACAAGGTATCTGGCCTCTACGTGGTGGACTCCATAGTGAGGCAGTCCAGGCACCAGTTTGGAGCCGACAAGGACGTGTTTGGGCCCAGGTTCACCAAGAACATCAACGGAACGTTTGACAACCTCTGCCTCTGCCCAATGGAGGATAGG AGCAAACTGGTGCGGGTGCTCAACCTGTGGCAGAAGAACGGAGTGTTTAAGATAGAGATCATACAGCCTCTCCTGGCCAAGGCCACTGGATCTGCCAGCGGGACTTCCAGCTTTCTGAGCATGGACGACCCAG GCTCTCCTCCGTCTCCGATCAAAGAACCCATGGTTCCCGTGGTGGAACGCTCCACCATAGCGACCATCCCTCAGCTGCCAAACTCTGATGCCTTGGCCGCCGTGGCCCAACTCTTTCAGTCCTCAGAGGGACAACag CTTCAACAGATGCTCCAGAACTTTCAGCAGCAGCCTTTGAAGCCCCCGATGGAGAATCGCACACAGCCtgcacccccccaaccccaccttcAGGTCCAGTCTCAGACCCACCTCCAGGCTCACCTCCAGGCTCACCTCCAACCTCAACTCCAGGCCCATCCACAACCCCACCTCCAGGCCCACCACCAACCTCAACTCCAGGCCCAACCCCAACCCAACCTACAGCCCGAGCCCCACTTACCGGTCCAGCCACAATCCCATCTGCCGACCCTGCCACAACCCTACCAACAGGCCCACCTCCAGGCCCAGCCTCAGCCCCACCTCCAGGCCCAGCCTCAGCCCCACCTCCAGGCCCAGCCTCAGCCCCACCTCCAGGCCCAGCCTCAGCCCCAcctccaggcccaggcccagcctcagccccacctccaggcccagcctcagccccacctccaggcccaggcccagccTCAGCCCCACCTCCAGGCCCAGCCTCAGCCCCACCTCCAGGCCCAGCCGCAGCCTCAGCTCCAGGCCCATAACTTCCTTCCCGGTCTGGGCATGGGTGCCCTGCATCCTCCTCTGTCCACCCAGACGGCCCAGCAGAAGGCAGCCTTCGACAGG AAACTACTGGACCGCTTCGACTATGATGACGAGCCAGATGCTGGGGAAGAAACCAAAAAAGAAGAGGCCTTGTCATCCCCGCCTTCAAG TATCCAGCAGCCCGGAGGCTTCCACCAGAACATGGAACGCTTCTCATCACAGATGATGGGCACCACGCAAGATCCATCACAGCAG GCTCAGCTTCCCAATGGGCAGCTCCTGGGATACGGCATGCCACCAGGGCGCCTCTTACCAGGGATGATGTCTCCTATGGGGCGGGCCGCATCTGGTCATCCCATGCCTGGCTCTGCTGGGGCTCCGGGCTTTCCAGGGGGGGCATATCCATCCCATAATGCAGCGCCACAG CAGGACATGGAAGTGGAGCGATCTGGCTTCAGGGAAAGCCGCCACGGCCGCAGGTCCCTCTCTGGCTCCAG GTCTCCCAAGAGGAGATGCTCTCGCTCCACCTCCCGCACGCGACGTTCCCGACACCGGCGCTCGCGCTCCAGGGACCGGCgtccccactccccccactcCCGCTCGGCGGAGCGCcaggagcgggagaaggagcgCGAGCGGCGGCAGAAAGGCCTCCCGCCGCCCATCGCCGACACCCTGAGCG TGTGCAGCACCACTCTGTGGGTGGGCCAGCTGGACAAGAGGACCCAACAGCAGGACGTGGCCTGTCTGCTGGAGGAGTTCGGACCCATCGACTCCATCAAC ATGATCCCGCCCCGTGGCTGTGCCTACATCGTCATGGTGGAGCGACAGGACGCCTACAGGGCCCTGCAGAAACTTGGAAGAGGCAACCACAAGGTCAACCAGAAGGCCATTAAG ATCGCGTGGGCTTTGAACAAAGGCATCAAGCCGGACCTGAAGCCCCTCTGGGATGTGGAGCTGGGGGTCACCTACATACCCTGGGCCAAGATCAGGGAGGACCAGCTCGAGGACATCCAGGAAGGGGGCGTGCTGGACGTCGACACACTATCCCCAG AGTGGAAAGGAGCGACGAGCCTGGAGCCGCAGGGAGAGCTCCCTCACAACGGGCGCTCTGAGCCTGCTCAGAACCAGGACGCATCGGCTCCACCGGCTCACCCGCCCCAG GGTCCCCCGGGGCAGCTGGCGATGGTGGGCCCCGGTTCCTTGCAGCCGCCGGGCTATCCTGGGCCCATGGGCATGCCGCCGCCCTCCTTCCCACCCGGCGTCCCCCCGCCGCCCTTCATCAGACCCGGGTTCAACCGCATGCAGATGCCCACAG GTTACCCCCATGCAGGTGGGATGCCTCTAGGACCGCCTCCCCCTGGGCAAGGGGTCGAGGACCTCTCCATGGACCCAGCTGGACTGGCCAATAGGAACGGTGACGAGAGGCCGGAGGGGCCGCACCCGTATAACAACCAGATGGGACCCATGG GTCCCCAGGGGAGCGGACCACCGGGAACCCTCCCCCCTATCGGGGGGCTGCTGGGGGCCCGGCCCGGCATCATACCCCTCCAACGCCCCCCGGGTCTCCCCCCGCCCCACATGCAGCGGTTCCCTCCCCCCCACGGCCCGAGACCCCTCCATCCCAACATGCCCCCCATGCTGCCCCAGATGCTGCCCCGGGGGCCCCACATGCCCATGATGCGCCACGACCTGCCCCCGCCCCTCCCGGGAGGCTTCGGGATGATGCCGCCCCACATCATGAGGGGACCCTTCCCCCCGCACGgccccccccacggcccccctcccccgccggggctccctcctccgcccccgTTTGTCCGACCGGCGGGGCTCCCGCCCGGGGCAGAGGAGCCGGACGACGGGCCCTTCAGGGGCGGCCGGCCCGGGTTCAGGGAGCCGGAGGCTGAgtgggagcgggagagggagcggggctTCGGAGCGGGGAGGCGTCCGTTCGACGGCGGCCGGGGGCCCGAAGGGGAGAGGGCGGGCGACGGGAGGGAGCGTCTCGGCGGCTGGCAGGAAGAAGGGGGCAACGCCAGGGGAGGAGGCTGGGATAGGGACCGGGAGAGGGAACGGGACGGAGAGCGAGatagggacagggacagggatcGTAACAGGGATCGAGAGAGGCCCCGGGATCCGGAGAGGGTCAGGGATCCGGAGAGGGTCAGGGATCCAGAGAGGCCCAGAGATCCAGAAAGGCCTAGGGATCCGGAGAGGGTCAGGGATCCGGATCGGCCCAGGGATCCGGATCGGCCCAGAGATCCCGAGAGGCCCAGGGATCCCGAGAGGCCCAGGGATCCCGAGAGGCCCAGGGATCCCGAGAGGGAACGGGAtcgggaccgggaccgggagcgTCATGAccggagagagaggcggggcaGCCCGGAGGCGGACCGGGACCGTGGGCGGGGCGAGGACGGAGAGCGGGAACGCGGGCGGGgcgaaggaggagaaagggggaggggagagaggagaggatcgGAGAACAAAGACAAGGACAGGCCGCGGCGGTccgaaaaaagagaaagaagttCACGCTGGGACAACGACGATCGGCTGGCTGAACTGGAAAACATGGCCGTCCTCCGTAACTCTGAGAGCGCagaacctgctgctgctgctgtggctgctgctgtggctgtgGAACTCCCCGGGAAACCCAGCGAGCAGTTGGTTAGTGAACCCTCTGAGCAAAAGACACAATCAGAACCTTGTGACGCTCGAGTTCCAGCCCCTTCAGAGCCTTCTCAAAGTGACAGCACATAG
- the sod1 gene encoding superoxide dismutase [Cu-Zn] produces the protein MVLKAVCVLKGTGDVTGTVFFEQEGDGAPVKLSGQIAGLAAGEHGFHVHVFGDNTNGCISAGPHFNPHKKDHAGPNDVDRHVGDLGNVTAGADKVAKIDITDKMLSLNGPFSIVGRTMVIHEKADDLGKGGNEESLKTGNAGSRLACGVIGICA, from the exons atggTGCTGaaggctgtctgtgtgttgaagggAACCGGGGACGTTACCGGAACTGTTTTCTTTGAACAAGAG GGTGACGGCGCCCCCGTGAAGCTCTCAGGACAGATCGCAGGGCTCGCTGCAGGAGAGCATGGCTTCCACGTCCATGTGTTTGGAGACAACACTAATG GGTGCATCAGTGCAGGTCCTCACTTCAACCCCCACAAAAAGGACCATGCTGGGCCTAACGATGTAGACAG GCATGTTGGAGACCTGGGAAACGTGACCGCCGGAGCTGATAAAGTCGCCAAGATCGACATCACCGATAAGATGCTCAGCCTTAATGGCCCATTTTCCATTGTCGGCAGAACCATGGTG ATTCACGAGAAGGCTGACGATCTTGGCAAAGGTGGCAACGAGGAGAGCCTGAAAACCGGCAACGCCGGTAGTCGTCTGGCCTGTGGAGTGATCGGAATCTGCGCCTGA